From a single Aquarana catesbeiana isolate 2022-GZ linkage group LG09, ASM4218655v1, whole genome shotgun sequence genomic region:
- the LOC141107130 gene encoding carbohydrate sulfotransferase 6-like: protein MMSLRLKYLFLLSVSLFFFSISQFLFSKTPFSTYLQLSAPKNKPVHLLIVSSWRSGSSFLGQIFNHHNDVFYLFEPGHPIWMKLQNEGSELLHFPLRDLLQSLFTCDVSPLHHYLPEGGKHISELGFFAESRALCTPPFCSVFIPSEGYDRHKCYHRCKNTLLKEMAETCKTYSHVVLKTVRILDLSVFLPLFRNPDLNLRILHLVRDPRAVALSRKSFDLNIEDHIVLKNDGNKNITISRVMEKICKSQVDINNVAKTAEVLRGRYMAIRHEDLANEPIKNIKKMYSFAGLSLTKDLEQWVYNITHEEVEGSMTFSRESSKVVHKWRTALDFNFIKQIQDNCKEAMDLFGYRPARSKTEQQHLTLDLVNKEWSQEKAK, encoded by the coding sequence ATGATGTCCCTACGTCTTAAATATTTATTCTTACTCTCTgtgtctctctttttcttttctatatCCCAATTTCTTTTTAGCAAAACTCCCTTCTCTACATACTTACAACTTTCTGCTCCCAAAAATAAACCGGTCCATCTCCTTATTGTGTCATCCTGGAGATCAGGTTCTTCATTCCTTGGACAGATCTTCAACCATCACAATGACGTCTTTTACCTCTTTGAGCCTGGACATCCCATCTGGATGAAGCTTCAAAATGAAGGTTCCGAGCTGCTACATTTTCCCTTAAGAGATCTTCTACAATCACTTTTCACCTGTGACGTGTCCCCTCTTCATCACTATCTTCCTGAAGGTGGAAAACATATTTCTGAATTGGGCTTCTTTGCAGAAAGTCGAGCGCTCTGCACCCCACCATTTTGTTCAGTCTTTATTCCTTCTGAAGGTTACGATCGCCATAAGTGCTACCATCGTTGCAAAAATACTTTGCTGAAAGAAATGGCAGAAACATGCAAGACATACAGCCATGTTGTGTTGAAAACAGTCCGGATTTTAGACCTTTctgtttttcttcccctttttcgaAACCCTGATCTTAATCTTCGTATTTTGCACCTTGTAAGGGACCCTAGAGCTGTTGCTTTGTCAAGGAAATCCTTTGATCTCAATATCGAGGACCATATTGTACTTAAGAATGATggaaataaaaatattacaataagCAGGGTAATGGAGAAGATTTGCAAATCTCAGGTTGACATCAACAATGTGGCTAAAACAGCGGAGGTGTTGCGGGGGCGATATATGGCAATTCGACATGAGGACCTTGCTAATGAGcccattaaaaacataaaaaaaatgtacagttttGCTGGCCTGTCTCTTACTAAAGACCTGGAACAGTGGGTTTACAATATAACTCATGAGGAGGTAGAAGGGAGCATGACTTTCTCACGAGAGTCCTCAAAGGTGGTCCACAAATGGAGAACTGCTCTGGACTTCAATTTCATAAAACAGATTCAAGACAACTGCAAAGAGGCAATGGATCTATTTGGTTACAGGCCCGCAAGATCCAAAACAGAACAGCAACATTTGACTCTGGACTTGGTAAATAAGGAATGGTCACAGGAAAAAGCTAAATAA